Proteins encoded together in one Desulfosporosinus meridiei DSM 13257 window:
- a CDS encoding calcium-translocating P-type ATPase, PMCA-type has translation MDYFRREVAEVISELKSNEEMGLSAAEADIRIQRYGKNLFTPKEKESFFRKIFESLKEPLILILLISGVISLAMGHVVDGIGIFVAVLIATSISIIQEGKSDKAFEALSKLSEDVHVKVVREGKIVLLAQSELTIGDIIHLETGDKVPADARIIHASTLGIDESMLTGEAEAASKNTLKIDRDNCPLAERKNMLYSGTMVLEGRAIAIVTSIGDGTEMGKIADELKGELTSETPLQQKLADLGKRISIIGSIVAAVIFLFEVFKMYHQGILVFDNLGAALPGIKDAFVTSVALIVAAVPEGLPTMVAITLAFNMQKMAKNNALVRKLIACETIGSVNVICSDKTGTLTENKMTVVEVWADGKEIAVDQLRSEEMLENFCLNSTADISKKDGKYEFLGNPTECSLLVCADKNNINYLHYRKEHSEPVSEYNFTSARKMMSTAYETTKGYRLYTKGSPEKVLSICNRILYKGAIIPLTPEHIKEIEAKITQLQDNARRVLAFAFNDFSEEPQWEDIYNVEKNLIYTGFVGIEDPLRSDVKEAITNCRQAGISVKILTGDNINTARAIATQLGIVKQDSLVLEVTDIDAMSDQELKIKLPNIVVIARSNPTAKMRVVKLLQEINASVVVTGDGINDAPALKAADVGVAMGIAGTEVSKEASDIVLLDDSFSTIVKAIKWGRGIYENFQRFIQFQLTVNVVAFVTVILAEVMGYAMPFTTLQLLWVNIIMDGPPALTLGLEPPREHLLEKQPIKRNASIVTKDMLFKIISNGLFIVTALILLMDTQLLGGTAAQQSTIVFTSFVLFQLWNAFNSREFGSRSIFPNLLKNKMMVGVVFLTFLVQVLVTQFGGDVFKTVPLDLVMWFKIIGYTFSIIIFGELLKLIMKIFQSGSKE, from the coding sequence GTGGATTATTTCCGAAGGGAAGTTGCAGAAGTCATCTCTGAATTGAAAAGTAATGAAGAGATGGGTCTATCAGCGGCCGAAGCTGATATTAGAATCCAACGGTATGGGAAGAACCTTTTTACGCCTAAAGAAAAGGAAAGTTTTTTTCGAAAAATATTTGAGAGTTTGAAGGAGCCTCTGATTCTCATTCTCTTGATTTCAGGGGTAATATCCTTAGCTATGGGGCACGTTGTAGATGGTATAGGGATTTTTGTTGCCGTACTGATTGCGACCTCAATTTCAATTATTCAAGAAGGCAAATCGGATAAGGCCTTTGAAGCATTATCTAAGCTAAGCGAAGATGTCCATGTAAAAGTTGTTCGTGAGGGGAAGATCGTTCTCCTAGCACAAAGTGAACTTACGATTGGCGATATTATTCATCTGGAAACAGGAGATAAGGTTCCTGCGGATGCTCGTATCATACACGCATCAACTTTAGGGATCGACGAATCTATGCTCACGGGTGAAGCCGAAGCCGCTTCTAAAAATACTCTGAAGATCGATAGAGATAATTGCCCTCTGGCTGAACGTAAAAATATGCTTTATTCAGGGACTATGGTGCTTGAAGGAAGAGCCATCGCGATTGTAACATCAATTGGCGATGGAACTGAAATGGGTAAGATTGCTGACGAATTAAAAGGTGAATTGACCTCTGAAACTCCGCTTCAACAAAAATTGGCAGATCTGGGCAAAAGAATTTCAATAATTGGATCGATTGTCGCAGCTGTAATCTTTCTTTTCGAAGTTTTCAAGATGTATCACCAGGGTATCTTGGTGTTTGATAATCTAGGAGCTGCCCTTCCGGGAATTAAAGATGCCTTTGTTACCTCTGTAGCTCTTATCGTTGCGGCTGTGCCTGAAGGATTGCCAACGATGGTTGCCATTACCTTAGCCTTTAATATGCAAAAAATGGCTAAGAATAACGCTTTAGTGCGCAAGCTTATCGCTTGTGAAACTATTGGATCTGTAAATGTTATTTGCTCAGATAAAACCGGCACATTAACAGAAAACAAGATGACAGTCGTTGAAGTTTGGGCGGACGGTAAAGAGATTGCGGTAGATCAACTGAGAAGTGAAGAAATGCTGGAGAATTTTTGTCTTAACTCTACAGCGGATATTTCCAAAAAAGATGGAAAATATGAGTTTTTAGGAAATCCGACGGAATGCTCTCTGCTGGTATGTGCTGATAAGAATAATATTAACTATCTGCATTATCGCAAAGAGCATAGTGAGCCTGTAAGTGAATACAATTTCACCTCTGCTCGAAAAATGATGTCTACTGCTTATGAGACTACGAAGGGTTATAGACTCTATACCAAGGGTTCCCCGGAAAAGGTACTAAGCATTTGCAATCGGATTCTTTATAAGGGTGCTATTATCCCCTTGACTCCAGAGCATATTAAAGAGATTGAAGCTAAGATAACTCAGCTTCAGGATAATGCCAGACGGGTGTTAGCCTTTGCCTTTAATGATTTTAGTGAAGAGCCTCAGTGGGAAGATATTTATAATGTCGAAAAGAATTTAATATATACGGGATTCGTGGGAATCGAAGATCCTTTGCGTTCCGATGTTAAAGAAGCAATTACTAATTGCCGACAAGCTGGTATCTCTGTCAAAATATTAACGGGAGACAACATTAACACTGCTAGAGCTATTGCTACTCAGTTAGGAATTGTTAAGCAGGACTCCTTGGTATTAGAAGTTACCGACATTGACGCTATGAGTGATCAAGAGTTAAAAATCAAGCTGCCTAATATTGTGGTAATCGCTCGTTCTAACCCAACGGCAAAAATGAGAGTTGTTAAGCTTTTACAGGAAATTAATGCCTCTGTGGTTGTCACAGGCGATGGTATTAATGATGCACCTGCGTTAAAGGCTGCTGATGTGGGAGTTGCCATGGGAATAGCAGGCACGGAAGTATCGAAAGAAGCTTCGGATATAGTATTGTTGGATGACTCTTTTTCCACAATTGTTAAAGCAATTAAGTGGGGGCGCGGTATTTACGAGAATTTTCAGCGCTTTATTCAGTTCCAGCTTACTGTCAATGTCGTGGCCTTTGTCACAGTAATCTTGGCAGAAGTTATGGGTTATGCAATGCCTTTTACCACCTTGCAATTACTCTGGGTAAATATTATTATGGATGGTCCTCCGGCCTTAACATTAGGCTTAGAGCCACCGAGAGAGCATCTGCTTGAAAAGCAGCCGATTAAGAGAAATGCTTCCATTGTAACGAAAGATATGCTGTTTAAAATTATTTCTAATGGTCTGTTTATTGTAACAGCCTTGATCCTGCTCATGGATACTCAATTACTTGGTGGGACTGCGGCACAACAATCAACGATCGTGTTCACTTCCTTTGTACTCTTCCAGTTGTGGAATGCCTTTAACAGTCGAGAGTTTGGGTCAAGGAGCATCTTCCCAAATCTTCTTAAAAACAAGATGATGGTAGGGGTTGTTTTTCTAACATTCTTGGTTCAGGTTTTAGTAACACAGTTTGGTGGAGATGTATTCAAAACCGTTCCTCTAGACTTAGTTATGTGGTTTAAAATCATTGGCTACACATTTAGCATTATTATCTTTGGTGAATTGTTAAAACTAATCATGAAAATTTTCCAAAGTGGATCTAAAGAGTAA
- the map gene encoding type I methionyl aminopeptidase, producing MVIIKTEKEIGYMAEAGKILTACHREIRSIIRPGITTLEIDEFAENFIRSHSATPEQKGYKGYPYATCASVNDEICHGFPTKKPLKDGDIVKIDMVVNLKGWLADSAWTYSVGQISQEAERLLKVTKECLYLGIEASIIGNRIGDISHSIQTHAESEGFSVVRDFMGHGIGQIMHEDLQVPHYGRPHRGERLREGMVFTIEPMINIGRFHLKIDSNRWTARTIDGRLSAQYEHTIAVTKDKPLILTEQD from the coding sequence TTGGTTATCATCAAGACTGAGAAAGAAATTGGATATATGGCGGAAGCAGGAAAAATCCTGACTGCTTGTCACAGGGAAATCCGTTCCATAATTCGGCCCGGAATCACTACCTTGGAAATTGACGAATTTGCCGAGAATTTTATTCGTTCCCATAGTGCAACTCCAGAGCAAAAAGGATATAAAGGGTATCCATATGCAACCTGCGCTTCAGTCAATGATGAGATCTGTCACGGATTTCCGACTAAAAAGCCTTTGAAGGATGGAGATATTGTAAAAATTGATATGGTTGTGAATTTGAAAGGGTGGCTGGCAGACTCAGCTTGGACATATTCCGTGGGGCAAATTTCGCAGGAAGCGGAAAGGCTGTTAAAGGTTACGAAAGAATGCCTCTATCTTGGCATAGAGGCTTCGATTATTGGCAATAGAATCGGAGATATTTCCCATAGCATCCAAACTCATGCCGAATCAGAGGGCTTTTCTGTTGTTCGAGACTTTATGGGACATGGAATTGGCCAAATAATGCATGAAGATTTGCAGGTTCCCCATTATGGTCGACCCCATAGAGGAGAGCGGCTTCGGGAAGGTATGGTTTTCACCATAGAACCAATGATTAATATTGGAAGATTTCATTTGAAGATTGACTCTAATAGGTGGACGGCCAGAACTATAGATGGCCGTCTTTCGGCACAATATGAACATACTATTGCTGTAACTAAGGATAAGCCCTTAATTCTAACTGAACAGGACTAA